The Oncorhynchus tshawytscha isolate Ot180627B linkage group LG30, Otsh_v2.0, whole genome shotgun sequence genome includes a region encoding these proteins:
- the znrd2 gene encoding protein ZNRD2 translates to MALNADDDDFEWTPPSESEMKVIHAQRERQDKISKLMGAYLLKGYKMLGECCEQCGTILLQDKQKKNYCVACQELDSDVDKDNPALNAQAALSQVRERQLASQPVPQANEAPSSDAPISITGQPRPEHCEGAASGLRGPLPPPANPSPASTVTPSFLPPSTPSIQPVQVPAPLVAPAPHPALSSAEEVVLHKLRWATQELQHSASVEASIQLCSLIRSCADSLRSLKELHQS, encoded by the exons ATGGCACTGAATGCAG ATGATGATGACTTCGAGTGGACACCCCCTTCAGAATCTGAGATGAAGGTTATTCATGCACAGCGGGAACGACAGGACAAGATAAGCAAGCTCATGGGTGCCTACCTCCTCAAAGGCTACAAGATGTTAGGAGAATGCTGTGAGCAATGTGGG ACGATTCTCCTTCAGGACAAGCAGAAGAAGAACTACTGTGTTGCATGTCAGGAGCTGGACTCTGATGTAGACAAGGACAACCCAG CTCTGAATGCCCAAGCTGCCCTGTCACAGGTCCGAGAGAGACAGCTGGCCTCTCAGCCTGTCCCTCAGGCTAATGAAGCACCCTCCAGCGACGCCCCCATCTCCATCACTGGGCAGCCCAGACCAGAGCACTGTGAGGGGGCTGCGTCAGGACTGAGAGGACCTctacctccaccagccaaccccTCTCCTGCATCCACCGTGACCCCCAGCTTCCTCCCTCCGTCCACCCCTTCCATCCAGCCAGTCCAGGTGCCAGCCCCCCTAGTAGCCCCTGCACCTCACCCAGCCCTATCCAGTGCTGAGGAAGTAGTGCTGCACAAGCTGCGGTGGGCCACACAGGAGCTCCAGCACTCAGCCTCAGTAGAGGCCAGTATCCAGCTGTGCAGCTTGATCCGCAGCTGTGCAGATTCACTGCGCAGCCTGAAAGAGCTTCACCAATCATGA
- the fam89b gene encoding protein FAM89A, translating to MNGFQSSPPECPGSVSSIEGLPPLPKGLSGILNSSGGSWRDIEKVYSKRTRIQADISKSRVSNSLGLSKPPSLDAALAVLRKEMVGLRQLDMSLLCQLWSLYESIQEYKGAFQDISSSLLSECTFTTENGYSEGEEDDEEEDNDVDNVPRDPPGTSLTLQPTQNSRDQWIKESFHIPL from the exons ATGAATGGGTTCCAGTCCAGTCCTCCTGAATGTCCAGGGAGCGTCTCTTCAATCGAAGGACTACCCCCTTTGCCAAAAGGCCTCAGCGGCATCCTCAACTCCAGTGGTGGCTCATGGAGAGACATTGAAAAAGTATACAGTAAACGAACACGCATTCAGGCCGACATCAGCAAGTCTAGAGTGAGCAACTCTCTTGGCCTCAGCAAGCCTCCAAGTCTGGATGCAGCGCTCGCTGTGCTGCGCAAAGAAATG GTGGGCCTGAGGCAGTTGGACATGTCTCTGCTCTGTCAGCTGTGGTCTCTCTATGAGTCTATCCAGGAGTATAAAGGAGCCTTCCAGGATATCTCATCCTCTCTGCTTTCAGAGTGCACCTTCACTACAGAAAATGGTTActctgagggagaggaggatgatgaagaggaggacaacGATGTTGACAATGTACCTAGGGATCCACCTGGCACTTCACTGACTCTCCAGCCAACTCAAAACTCTCGTGACCAATGGATCAAAGAGTCTTTCCACATCCCCTTATAA